A genomic window from Phoenix dactylifera cultivar Barhee BC4 unplaced genomic scaffold, palm_55x_up_171113_PBpolish2nd_filt_p 000007F, whole genome shotgun sequence includes:
- the LOC113463050 gene encoding uncharacterized protein LOC113463050, translating into MSHHRTHSLGNMPFSWENQPGVSKVAPSTEERPKGAGPPHEPLKLPPPPFSTDSPKLAAHGLYVPLPPCPFQPTRVILSKKGMSRREQDPFLAAYLECTKSVNKQKKASKCKAGLQKARLVFSCKHTCGVREDGMVRLSQLPGIHLKGERVGRGEGRMGINSLKGRGY; encoded by the coding sequence atgAGTCACCACAGGACCCACTCTTTAGGGAACATGCCCTTCTCATGGGAGAACCAGCCAGGGGTGTCCAAGGTCGCACCAAGCACCGAGGAGAGGCCAAAGGGCGCCGGGCCACCCCACGAGCCACTCAAGCTGCCACCGCCACCGTTCTCGACCGATAGCCCGAAGCTCGCAGCGCATGGCCTGTACGTCCCTCTCCCTCCATGCCCCTTCCAGCCTACTCGAGTTATCTTGTCGAAGAAAGGGATGTCACGAAGGGAGCAGGATCCCTTCCTCGCCGCCTACTTGGAGTGCACCAAGAGTGTTAATAAGCAAAAGAAGGCCTCTAAATGTAAGGCCGGCCTGCAGAAGGCTAGGCTTGTGTTTTCTTGCAAGCATACATGTGGAGTTAGGGAGGATGGTATGGTGAGGCTGTCGCAACTTCCTGGAATCCATCTTAAAGGGGAGAGAGTGgggagaggagaaggaaggaTGGGGATCAACAGTCTCAAGGGCAGAGGTTATTAA